In a genomic window of Schistocerca gregaria isolate iqSchGreg1 chromosome 5, iqSchGreg1.2, whole genome shotgun sequence:
- the LOC126272300 gene encoding ras-related protein Rab-30 yields MASVKVPEQKVILCGEYGVGKSSLFRRYSTNTFVTATDRQSTLGLDHFDREYKVSGKHIKLQLWDTGGMERVASITSSYYKFAEAAILVFALDNAASFHVLSQHLLDIVTYAENAKIFLCGNKSDLEGHTPQVTESDMESFCEQCHNLISATYKTSCKTGEGVEEMFADIAHHLVQANRSRLELQTMDQESFKISAPDEATEPSCLC; encoded by the exons ATGGCTTCAGTGAAAGTGCCTGAACAAAAGGTTATACTTTGTGGAGAGTATGGTGTTGGCAAAAGTTCTCTCTTCCGTCGGTACTCCACAAACACCTTTGTGACTGCAACAGATAGGCAGTCAACATTGGGTCTTGATCATTTTGACAGAGAATATAAAGTATCTGGAAAACACATAAAA CTACAGTTATGGGATACTGGAGGCATGGAACGTGTTGCATCAATCACGTCCAGTTATTATAAATTTGCAGAGGCAGCCATACTAGTATTTGCTCTAGATAATGCTGCTTCATTTCATGTTTTGTCCCAGCATCTCCTGGATATAGTGACATATGCAGAAAATGCAAAGATATTCCTGTGTGGCAATAAATCAGATTTGGAAGGTCACACTCCACAAGTTACTGAAAGTGATATGGAAAGTTTTTG TGAGCAGTGTCATAATCTAATCAGTGCTACATACAAAACTTCATGTAAGACTGGTGAGGGAGTGGAAGAAATGTTTGCTGATATTGCACATCACTTAGTGCAGGCAAATAGGTCACGTTTAGAATTACAGACAATGGACCAAGAATCTTTTAAAATCTCAGCCCCAGATGAAGCTACAGAACCATCATGTCTGTGTTAA